One Candidatus Binatota bacterium genomic region harbors:
- the rmuC gene encoding DNA recombination protein RmuC has protein sequence MDIVIIVLLAGVLATTLVLILRGGGQQELDTRELEQRIREDLTKGLGDSRRESSEDAGRLRGEVNQQLERVQTSLGSVQTSLGKSTDQLRGTLEERLREMQEGNAKKLDEMRQTVDEKLQGTLEKRLGESFKLVSERLEAVQKGLGEMQELAGGVRDLKSVLTNVKARGTWGEVQLGALLEQVLTPSQYDRNVKTREGSDDLVEFAVRLPGSRDEPDSCVWMPIDSKFPQEDYLRLVDAADRADAEGVAEASKALVRVVKKSAADIAGKYLDPPRTTDFAILFLPTEGLYAEVIRQPGLVEDLQSSHRVTVAGPSTLLAQLNALRMGFRTLAIEERSSEVWKVLGAVKSEFGKFGDVLAKVKKQLNTAASTIEQTETRTRAMERKLRSVEELPDARDGQLLGLDDRGGTDDDDDDGVLKLTVVEKD, from the coding sequence ATGGATATAGTAATCATAGTTCTGCTCGCCGGGGTTCTGGCGACTACGCTTGTGCTGATTCTGCGTGGTGGCGGCCAGCAGGAGCTGGACACCCGCGAACTCGAGCAGCGTATTCGCGAAGACCTCACAAAAGGGCTGGGCGACAGTCGTCGCGAGAGTTCCGAGGACGCCGGCCGCTTGCGCGGCGAGGTAAACCAGCAACTCGAGCGCGTTCAGACTTCGCTGGGGAGCGTTCAGACTTCGCTGGGGAAAAGCACCGACCAGCTGCGCGGCACGCTCGAAGAGCGCCTGCGCGAGATGCAGGAGGGCAATGCGAAGAAACTCGACGAGATGCGGCAGACCGTTGACGAAAAACTACAAGGCACGCTTGAGAAACGCCTGGGCGAATCTTTTAAGCTGGTGAGCGAGCGCCTGGAGGCCGTGCAGAAGGGCCTGGGCGAAATGCAGGAGCTGGCCGGCGGCGTGCGCGATCTCAAGAGCGTGCTCACCAACGTCAAGGCGCGTGGTACCTGGGGCGAAGTACAACTGGGCGCGCTGCTCGAGCAGGTGCTTACTCCCTCGCAGTACGACCGCAACGTCAAGACCCGCGAGGGCTCCGACGATCTCGTGGAGTTTGCCGTGCGTCTACCCGGTTCCCGCGATGAACCCGACAGCTGCGTGTGGATGCCCATCGATTCGAAGTTTCCCCAGGAGGACTACCTGCGCCTGGTCGACGCCGCCGATCGTGCCGATGCCGAGGGCGTGGCCGAGGCGAGCAAGGCGCTGGTGCGGGTGGTGAAGAAATCGGCGGCCGATATCGCCGGCAAGTATCTCGACCCGCCGCGCACCACCGACTTTGCGATACTGTTTCTGCCCACCGAGGGGCTGTACGCCGAGGTGATACGGCAGCCGGGCCTGGTCGAGGATCTGCAGTCCAGTCATCGCGTGACGGTGGCCGGTCCGTCTACCCTGCTGGCCCAGCTCAACGCCCTGCGCATGGGCTTTCGCACGCTGGCGATTGAAGAACGCAGCAGCGAAGTGTGGAAGGTGCTGGGCGCGGTGAAGAGCGAGTTCGGCAAGTTCGGCGACGTGTTGGCCAAGGTCAAGAAGCAGCTTAACACGGCAGCCAGCACCATAGAGCAGACCGAGACGCGCACGCGTGCCATGGAGCGCAAGCTGCGATCGGTAGAGGAGCTGCCCGATGCCAGGGACGGCCAGCTGCTGGGTCTTGATGACCGTGGGGGCACGGACGACGACGATGACGACGGCGTGCTCAAGCTGACCGTCGTCGAGAAGGACTGA